One region of Mucilaginibacter gotjawali genomic DNA includes:
- a CDS encoding SusC/RagA family TonB-linked outer membrane protein, with the protein MKKDVLFYKFNSCKKTLLVILLTIFGYATTFAQTRQITGKVTSADDGGGLPGVSVRIKGTTTGVQTDVNGAFKISASTGTVLTFSYVGYLPQQIIVGDASVYNIKLSPDAQTLTEVNVVSIGYGTAKRKDLTGSISSISAKQIEELPVTSLDQALQGRAAGVQVTSNDGSPGGNITVLIRGTGSLATGGNVPLYVIDGYPLEAGGINNINPNDIASIDVLKDASATAIYGIRAANGVVLVTTKKGKTNGVTVSLDGYEAFQGKPKEYDVLNAQQFATLANQVAAGSNGNFQSFSGWATPSSLTNVDWQNAVYRAGLTQNYSLAIRGGNDKINTSTSLGYYDQKGIVLGSYFKRVTVGSNLEYKPQKWLKSNSFVKYTYQDQNNPYGTGSLIGLSELPPTLDGGNQLTNQIKDRNGNYGFFNPIYVYVAKYNNPVYTIENNRYANIGNFFVANTNLEATIIDGLKVKSNAGITYNGYSGSYFSPEDDRIVNQYGAQAGATQNATYSQNINSSFDWLFENTISYDKTFGKHTINFVGGVSEQELTYNSMAGSGIPPNSVIRDLSQSKTPVFTAGQNGQVIQSLASQFVRLGYNYADRYFITGTVRRDGSSKFAPGHQYGTFPSGAVSWKAKQESFLKNVDWLSDLKFRGSYGEVGNEITINPFQYQALYAAGSAANTAPNYGYTFNKTFQGGIYSTQPANDNLRWETDTQADLGTDISFLHGDLTLTVDLFDRKSKDFLLNLAASPQTGYSFITHNIGSMENKGIEIALNYSHAVNKDFHYGANLTITSIANKLTSITSGIKEVSNFGGLSIPADGWGTFTETNVGQPVGEFYGYKSLGIFQSQAQIDALNANAVSHGFSAYQKTITQPGDRYFADVNGDGTVNASDQVSLGSPIPKFYGGLNLDATYKSWDVGLYFYGVYGNKIFNFAESALESFQNRSFVGVENISKTYLQNAWTTSNPSNTYARITSNDDAIGSNVASSAYIENGSFLKLKTLTIGYSIAPDFLKKIAITKLRFYASTQNLFTITSYKGLDPEIGIQGANPTQNGVDNGTYPSSKYYTVGINVTF; encoded by the coding sequence ATGAAGAAAGATGTACTGTTTTACAAATTCAATAGTTGCAAAAAAACGTTACTCGTTATTTTGCTAACTATTTTTGGTTATGCTACCACATTTGCCCAAACCAGGCAAATAACCGGTAAAGTGACCTCGGCCGACGACGGTGGTGGCTTGCCAGGGGTTAGCGTTAGAATTAAAGGCACAACAACAGGTGTTCAAACTGATGTTAATGGCGCTTTTAAAATTTCAGCCAGCACAGGTACGGTGTTAACCTTTAGCTACGTGGGCTATTTGCCGCAGCAAATAATTGTAGGCGATGCCAGTGTATATAACATTAAATTATCCCCGGATGCACAGACACTTACTGAAGTAAACGTGGTTTCTATCGGTTATGGTACCGCAAAACGTAAGGACCTGACAGGTTCCATCAGTTCGATTTCCGCAAAGCAGATTGAAGAATTGCCTGTAACTTCACTTGACCAGGCCTTGCAGGGGCGTGCAGCAGGTGTGCAGGTAACCAGTAACGATGGTTCTCCCGGTGGTAACATTACCGTACTGATCCGTGGTACAGGTAGTTTGGCTACGGGCGGTAACGTGCCATTATATGTTATTGACGGATACCCGCTTGAAGCCGGTGGTATCAACAATATTAACCCTAATGACATTGCATCAATTGACGTGTTGAAAGATGCATCTGCCACAGCAATTTATGGTATCCGGGCTGCAAATGGTGTGGTTTTGGTAACCACTAAAAAGGGTAAAACAAATGGTGTAACCGTGTCATTAGACGGATACGAAGCTTTCCAGGGTAAACCCAAAGAATACGACGTATTAAACGCTCAACAATTTGCTACGCTGGCAAACCAGGTTGCAGCGGGTTCAAACGGAAATTTTCAGTCTTTTTCTGGCTGGGCAACTCCATCATCCTTAACAAACGTTGATTGGCAGAACGCAGTATACCGCGCGGGCCTGACTCAAAACTATAGCCTGGCCATACGTGGCGGTAACGATAAAATTAATACGTCAACTTCACTTGGTTATTACGATCAAAAAGGTATTGTACTGGGTTCTTATTTCAAAAGGGTAACCGTTGGAAGCAACCTTGAATATAAACCTCAGAAATGGTTGAAGTCAAATTCATTTGTTAAGTATACTTACCAGGATCAAAACAATCCATACGGAACAGGTTCCTTGATAGGATTAAGTGAATTGCCGCCAACTTTAGATGGTGGTAACCAGCTAACCAACCAGATTAAAGACCGCAATGGTAATTATGGGTTTTTCAATCCAATTTATGTATATGTTGCGAAATATAACAATCCGGTTTATACTATCGAAAATAACAGGTATGCAAACATTGGTAATTTCTTTGTAGCCAATACTAATTTAGAAGCAACCATAATAGATGGCTTAAAGGTTAAATCAAACGCCGGTATCACCTATAATGGATACAGCGGTTCGTATTTTTCGCCTGAAGATGATCGTATTGTAAATCAATACGGCGCCCAGGCAGGTGCAACGCAAAATGCTACCTATAGCCAAAACATTAACAGCAGTTTTGACTGGTTGTTTGAAAATACCATATCATACGACAAAACATTTGGAAAACATACCATTAATTTTGTTGGTGGCGTATCTGAGCAGGAACTTACCTACAACTCCATGGCCGGCAGTGGTATCCCGCCAAACAGTGTGATCAGGGATTTATCTCAAAGCAAAACACCGGTGTTTACTGCAGGTCAAAACGGGCAGGTGATCCAATCGCTGGCTTCACAATTTGTAAGGTTGGGATATAATTATGCTGACAGGTATTTCATTACCGGAACAGTTAGGAGGGACGGATCGTCTAAATTCGCGCCGGGTCATCAATATGGTACATTCCCGTCAGGAGCTGTATCGTGGAAAGCCAAGCAGGAATCGTTTTTGAAAAATGTGGATTGGCTTTCAGATCTTAAGTTCAGGGGAAGTTATGGTGAGGTAGGAAACGAGATCACTATTAATCCATTCCAATACCAGGCCCTTTATGCAGCTGGTTCGGCTGCCAATACTGCGCCTAACTATGGTTACACTTTTAATAAAACATTCCAGGGAGGTATTTATTCTACCCAGCCTGCAAATGACAACCTGCGTTGGGAAACTGATACGCAAGCAGATTTAGGTACAGATATCTCGTTTTTGCATGGTGATTTGACTTTAACTGTTGATTTGTTCGACAGAAAATCAAAAGATTTCTTGTTAAACCTGGCTGCATCGCCACAAACCGGTTATTCTTTTATTACCCATAATATCGGTAGTATGGAAAATAAGGGTATTGAAATTGCATTAAATTACAGCCATGCAGTTAATAAGGACTTCCACTACGGGGCAAATCTTACTATTACATCAATTGCCAACAAATTAACCAGCATAACTTCGGGTATTAAAGAAGTTTCGAACTTTGGCGGCCTATCTATTCCGGCCGATGGATGGGGTACTTTTACTGAAACCAATGTTGGGCAACCTGTTGGAGAATTTTATGGCTACAAGTCATTGGGTATTTTCCAATCGCAGGCACAGATTGATGCTTTAAATGCAAACGCAGTTTCGCATGGTTTTTCAGCCTATCAAAAAACCATCACCCAGCCAGGCGACCGTTACTTTGCTGACGTAAATGGCGATGGTACAGTAAACGCCAGTGACCAGGTTAGTTTAGGCAGCCCAATCCCCAAGTTTTACGGTGGTTTAAACCTGGATGCCACTTACAAATCGTGGGACGTTGGCCTTTATTTCTACGGAGTTTACGGTAACAAAATATTTAACTTTGCTGAAAGCGCATTGGAAAGTTTCCAGAACCGCAGCTTTGTTGGTGTGGAGAATATCAGCAAAACCTATTTGCAAAACGCCTGGACGACCTCAAACCCATCTAATACCTACGCAAGGATCACTTCAAATGACGACGCGATCGGCAGTAACGTGGCTTCAAGCGCTTATATCGAAAATGGCAGTTTCCTTAAGTTAAAAACGCTTACTATTGGTTATTCCATAGCTCCTGATTTTCTTAAAAAAATAGCAATAACAAAATTACGGTTTTATGCTTCAACCCAAAACCTGTTTACGATCACCAGCTATAAAGGCCTTGATCCGGAAATTGGTATCCAGGGAGCGAATCCAACTCAAAATGGTGTAGATAATGGTACCTATCCATCATCTAAATATTATACAGTAGGTATAAACGTAACTTTTTAA
- a CDS encoding RagB/SusD family nutrient uptake outer membrane protein: MTKKNYILVSLFALLMIPLGCKKGFLTQTNTFAATEGATFQKPQDVIAMVNSIYDTYQSSDLLKKSIWYYANFETHDWFNNGNDIVWNYYGIGADFYALPVFWDNAYIGIGRANAALDVIADTKAKGIITADLANRLTGEALFLRGMTYYYLGGTFGGVPLELKSGGVGLTPRATQDQVFAQVVADMKQAEGLLLSKTALATADLGRATKGAAYGYEGAAQMWLKNYSGALAAFNNTELTSNYHLLSNFVDVGEFDHQNSDESLFEVQFNITGSQSWDGGWQNGGEEAWIDDFSWPQEISGFGYDYGNPGLWYSYQAGDLRRAATIIGPGDQNVSPGIIAKWGGIKGYAVVQANYQSNPTVYSDGSGNPINTCGTLLHPWYGTDGTPRSGYYNSKKWRDPTLTGANGTSAIFGGQNQILLRYAEILLDRAECKIRTGDVAGGLADVKAVRNRAFGGSAPAVMQDGLTWDGKATSPITDPLQMVYSEYRHELTAEYSLFYDLRRAGPGVASAFIQNAYGTTSSTSQIVYPYGPTADGKTHGVWMTTLPANKDILPIPVSAIGLNPNLTQNPSY; the protein is encoded by the coding sequence ATGACGAAGAAAAATTATATCCTGGTGAGTCTATTCGCTTTGCTGATGATTCCACTAGGTTGTAAAAAAGGGTTTTTAACCCAAACCAACACATTTGCCGCGACCGAAGGTGCTACGTTTCAGAAACCCCAGGATGTTATCGCCATGGTAAATTCAATTTACGATACCTACCAGAGCAGCGATTTGTTAAAGAAATCTATCTGGTATTATGCCAATTTTGAAACACACGACTGGTTTAACAACGGTAACGATATTGTGTGGAATTATTACGGAATAGGCGCTGACTTTTATGCATTGCCGGTTTTTTGGGATAATGCCTATATCGGTATTGGCAGGGCAAACGCTGCATTGGATGTAATTGCAGATACCAAAGCAAAGGGTATTATTACTGCCGACCTGGCTAACCGGTTAACCGGTGAGGCTTTATTTTTACGCGGCATGACCTATTATTACCTTGGTGGTACTTTCGGTGGCGTGCCATTGGAATTAAAATCAGGTGGTGTTGGCTTAACCCCAAGGGCCACCCAGGACCAGGTATTTGCACAGGTAGTTGCGGATATGAAACAGGCAGAAGGTTTGTTGCTGTCAAAAACTGCCCTTGCAACAGCTGACCTTGGCCGGGCCACTAAAGGCGCTGCTTACGGGTATGAAGGCGCTGCACAAATGTGGTTGAAAAACTATTCAGGGGCTTTGGCTGCTTTTAACAACACGGAGTTAACCAGCAACTATCATCTATTATCAAATTTTGTTGACGTTGGTGAATTTGATCACCAAAATAGCGATGAGTCACTTTTTGAAGTTCAATTTAACATTACCGGCTCACAAAGCTGGGATGGCGGCTGGCAGAATGGCGGCGAAGAAGCGTGGATTGATGACTTTAGCTGGCCACAGGAAATCAGCGGCTTTGGTTATGATTACGGAAACCCCGGCCTTTGGTATTCATACCAGGCAGGTGACCTGCGCAGGGCGGCTACGATCATTGGCCCTGGCGACCAGAATGTGAGCCCTGGCATTATTGCCAAATGGGGCGGTATAAAAGGTTATGCAGTAGTGCAGGCCAATTACCAAAGTAACCCAACTGTATATTCAGACGGTAGTGGAAACCCCATCAATACTTGTGGTACGCTTTTGCACCCATGGTATGGAACCGACGGTACTCCGCGTTCAGGATATTATAATTCAAAAAAATGGCGTGATCCAACCCTTACAGGTGCAAACGGCACATCTGCTATTTTTGGCGGGCAAAACCAAATTCTGTTACGTTACGCAGAAATTCTGCTTGACAGGGCTGAATGCAAGATCAGAACCGGCGACGTAGCAGGCGGATTGGCTGATGTAAAAGCTGTAAGGAACCGCGCTTTCGGCGGATCGGCACCAGCAGTGATGCAGGATGGCCTTACCTGGGATGGTAAAGCAACTTCGCCGATAACCGATCCGTTGCAAATGGTATACAGCGAATACAGGCACGAACTTACTGCTGAATATTCATTGTTTTATGATCTGCGCAGGGCCGGTCCGGGTGTAGCTTCAGCATTCATTCAAAATGCATATGGTACTACATCAAGCACCAGTCAAATCGTTTATCCATACGGCCCAACAGCTGATGGAAAAACGCACGGTGTTTGGATGACTACCCTTCCTGCTAACAAGGATATATTACCGATCCCGGTTAGCGCGATAGGGCTCAACCCAAATCTGACTCAAAACCCTAGTTACTAA
- a CDS encoding VCBS repeat-containing protein, which translates to MDIVNIYNGGGVGVGDFNNDGLPDLYFTGNRVPNRLYINKGNFKFEDVTDKAGVGGMGRWGRGVAILDINNDGLMDIYVCNTIYKDSLRRRNLLYINQGVGKDGIPHFREMAKEYGLDIHVQSTMASFFDYDNDGNLDMYLTVNEASESYYPNMFGPVAARTGHESLGRLYHNEWDAKLKHPVFHDVSAKAGINLPGLGHAATIVDINRDGWKDIYVSNDFLSQNILYINNHDGTFTDRSKEYFKHTSFNSMGQDIVDINNDGLADVFELDMNPEDNYRKKMMMGPNNYQTTQKFDLYNFQYQYVRNTLQLNQGPRLLQNDSIGSPAFSEIAFMCGVAQTDWSWTPVITDFNNDGFRDIIITNGFPKDLTDHDFMTYRKNAFAIGSKEQVLSQIPSVKIHNYAYRNKGDLTFEDETSDWGLSIPAFSNGAVYADLNNDGAMDLVINNIDDEALVYKNTAREKDTLNTHYIQIKFKGDSHNLNGLGAWADIYYDHNKHQVAENNPYRGYLSSDQNIAHFGLGTTSKLDSLVIRWPNGKKQVLQQVKTNQVITVNIKDASAPYTWVQPKVADNALFTEVTKAKNIHYVHNEYDFVDFNIQKLLPHKLSEYDPALAVGDVDGNGLDDIIVGGNSFVSAQVLLQQANGTFIQRQLLPDQNANPNTKDEGLLLFDANGDGKPDLYITRGGFKNAPNDTTYQDKLYINDGKGNFKLAPDALPINHTSKLCVRAIDYNKDGKPDLFVSGRVDPWHYPKPVSSFILRNDSKNGVAKFTDVTSEVAPSLNNIGLVCDAIFTDYDNDGWPDLVLAGEWMPVTFLKNDHGIFKNTTPASGLANSLGWWNSIVAGDFRHTGRMDYIVGNVGSNTLYKASEQYPVFITAKDFDKNGSFNAITSIFLPDQEGKKKEFPAVGRDDLLKEMISMKKKYTNYKSFATATMDDILTPEQRKGALRLMANTSQSCYLRNDGNGKFTMIPLPNAAQISTINGMVVDDFDGDGNLDVMMNGNDFGTEVGTGRYDAFNGLMLKGDGKGGFSPQSIVQSGIYIPGNGKALVKLQGNSGNYLLAASQNRGALKVFELKRKVNNIKLLPADESAVIFYKDGSKQKQEFYYGSSFLSQSGRFLTINSNVKQVQITDTKGHVRNISF; encoded by the coding sequence TTGGATATTGTAAATATCTATAACGGCGGCGGGGTAGGCGTGGGCGATTTTAACAATGACGGACTGCCCGACCTATATTTTACCGGGAACCGGGTGCCTAACCGGCTGTATATCAATAAGGGCAATTTTAAGTTTGAGGATGTAACCGATAAGGCGGGGGTTGGAGGTATGGGCCGCTGGGGCCGCGGTGTTGCCATACTTGATATCAATAATGACGGCCTGATGGATATCTACGTCTGTAATACAATATACAAGGATTCGTTACGGCGCCGTAACCTGTTGTACATCAACCAGGGCGTTGGTAAGGACGGCATCCCCCATTTTAGGGAAATGGCCAAAGAGTATGGCCTTGATATACACGTGCAGTCAACCATGGCCAGTTTTTTTGATTATGACAATGACGGAAATTTGGATATGTACCTTACCGTTAACGAAGCAAGTGAAAGCTATTACCCTAACATGTTTGGGCCTGTTGCTGCACGGACAGGGCATGAAAGCCTGGGCCGGTTATATCACAACGAATGGGACGCCAAATTAAAACACCCTGTTTTTCATGATGTTTCGGCAAAAGCTGGTATCAACTTACCGGGTTTAGGTCATGCAGCAACTATTGTTGACATCAACCGCGACGGATGGAAAGACATATATGTTTCCAATGATTTTTTATCGCAAAATATATTATATATAAATAACCATGACGGTACTTTCACTGATAGGTCGAAAGAGTATTTTAAGCATACATCTTTCAATTCGATGGGGCAGGATATCGTTGATATTAACAATGACGGCCTGGCAGATGTGTTTGAGCTGGATATGAATCCGGAGGATAATTACCGGAAAAAAATGATGATGGGGCCAAATAATTATCAAACCACGCAAAAATTCGACCTTTATAACTTTCAGTACCAATATGTACGGAACACGCTGCAGCTTAACCAGGGACCCAGGCTTTTGCAAAATGACAGCATTGGGAGCCCTGCCTTCAGCGAAATTGCGTTTATGTGCGGCGTGGCCCAGACTGACTGGAGCTGGACCCCGGTGATCACCGATTTTAATAATGACGGTTTCAGGGATATTATTATTACCAACGGCTTCCCGAAAGATTTAACCGACCATGATTTTATGACCTACCGCAAAAATGCTTTTGCGATAGGTTCAAAAGAGCAGGTATTGAGCCAGATTCCTTCGGTTAAGATTCATAACTATGCTTACCGCAATAAAGGCGACCTGACATTTGAGGATGAAACGAGCGACTGGGGGCTAAGCATCCCGGCATTCTCAAACGGAGCCGTTTATGCCGATTTAAATAACGATGGCGCGATGGACCTGGTGATCAATAATATCGATGATGAGGCGCTGGTTTATAAAAACACGGCGAGGGAAAAGGATACATTAAATACCCATTACATTCAAATAAAGTTTAAAGGGGATAGCCATAACCTGAACGGACTTGGCGCATGGGCCGATATCTATTATGACCACAATAAGCACCAGGTGGCCGAAAATAATCCTTACAGGGGATATTTGTCGTCTGATCAAAACATAGCGCACTTTGGTTTGGGTACAACCAGCAAGCTTGATTCCTTAGTTATCCGGTGGCCAAACGGTAAAAAACAGGTTTTGCAACAGGTTAAAACCAACCAGGTGATCACGGTTAATATTAAAGACGCAAGCGCGCCCTACACATGGGTTCAGCCAAAAGTTGCCGATAACGCCTTATTTACGGAAGTAACAAAGGCGAAAAACATCCATTATGTGCATAATGAATATGATTTTGTAGACTTTAACATTCAGAAGTTGCTGCCTCACAAACTGTCGGAATACGATCCTGCGCTGGCCGTTGGCGATGTTGACGGCAACGGGCTGGATGATATTATTGTAGGCGGTAATTCATTTGTTTCAGCGCAGGTATTATTACAGCAGGCAAACGGTACATTTATTCAGCGCCAGCTTTTGCCCGATCAAAATGCCAATCCTAATACCAAGGACGAGGGCTTATTGCTGTTTGACGCCAACGGCGACGGTAAACCTGACCTTTATATAACGAGGGGCGGCTTTAAAAATGCGCCCAATGATACCACATACCAGGATAAATTATACATAAACGATGGGAAGGGCAATTTTAAATTAGCGCCAGATGCATTGCCGATAAACCACACCAGCAAACTGTGCGTAAGGGCCATTGATTATAACAAAGATGGCAAGCCTGACCTTTTTGTATCCGGCCGGGTAGACCCATGGCATTATCCCAAACCAGTGTCAAGCTTTATTTTAAGAAACGACAGCAAAAATGGCGTTGCTAAATTTACAGATGTTACCAGCGAAGTTGCTCCTTCACTTAATAATATAGGTTTGGTATGCGATGCGATATTTACAGATTATGACAATGATGGCTGGCCCGACCTGGTTTTAGCGGGTGAATGGATGCCGGTTACCTTTTTAAAAAATGATCATGGTATATTTAAGAATACTACGCCGGCATCGGGCCTGGCAAATAGCCTGGGCTGGTGGAACAGTATCGTTGCGGGTGATTTCAGGCATACCGGCAGAATGGATTATATCGTTGGCAACGTTGGTTCAAACACCTTATACAAAGCCAGTGAGCAATACCCTGTTTTTATTACAGCAAAAGATTTTGATAAGAATGGCAGCTTTAATGCGATCACTTCCATTTTTCTGCCCGACCAGGAGGGTAAGAAAAAGGAGTTTCCGGCGGTAGGCAGGGATGATCTGTTGAAAGAAATGATCAGCATGAAAAAAAAATACACCAACTACAAATCATTTGCCACAGCTACCATGGATGATATTTTAACACCCGAACAGCGTAAAGGTGCATTAAGGCTAATGGCAAATACTTCCCAATCCTGTTATTTAAGAAATGATGGCAATGGTAAGTTCACCATGATCCCACTACCGAATGCGGCGCAGATTTCAACCATAAACGGGATGGTTGTGGATGATTTTGATGGGGACGGCAACCTGGATGTAATGATGAACGGCAATGATTTTGGCACAGAAGTGGGTACCGGGCGATACGATGCCTTTAATGGATTAATGCTTAAAGGCGATGGGAAGGGGGGCTTTAGTCCGCAGAGCATCGTTCAAAGCGGCATCTATATTCCGGGTAACGGGAAGGCGCTTGTCAAGTTGCAGGGCAATTCAGGTAATTATTTGCTGGCGGCAAGTCAAAACCGTGGCGCCTTAAAAGTATTTGAACTGAAAAGAAAAGTAAATAATATTAAGCTGCTTCCCGCTGATGAAAGCGCCGTTATTTTTTATAAAGATGGATCAAAACAAAAGCAGGAATTCTATTACGGTTCGTCGTTTTTATCCCAATCCGGAAGGTTTTTAACCATAAATAGTAACGTGAAACAGGTTCAGATAACAGATACCAAGGGCCACGTTAGAAATATATCATTTTAG
- a CDS encoding GH92 family glycosyl hydrolase: MINKFTATVLFVAFTGFAFGQASHHKKNKTTDLTQYVDPYIGTGFHGHVFVGANVPFGAVQLGPTNLSKGWDWCSGYHISDSTIVGFQHTHLSGTGIGDLGDISFMPTTGPIKTIKGTLADPGNGYFSLFSRKDEIVKPGYYSVKLKRYHIGVKLTATKRAGFHQYTFPQSDQSHIVIDLEEGVADIPTETFIKLVNKTTIEGYRFSRGWAHDQRIYFTAVLSKPIAHFAVYDTTALQQGIMLKGQKVKGVISFATKNGEKVLIKVGLSPVSSANALLNINSEIPGWDFNKVAADAHNTWNKELQKIEIKADSLSQLKKFYTALYHTMIAPSVFNDVNGEYWGTDKKVHNDHSFANLTTFSLWDTYRAANPLYTIIQPERVNDIVNTMLAIYKQQGRLPVWHLMANETNTMVGNSAVPVIVDAYLKGFKGFDATLAYEAVKNTQMQDMRGLKYVKALGYIPADSTVESVAMGLEYSINDWCIAQMALKMGNNADYDYFSKRGQNYRNYFDKQTGFMRGKLSATEWRTPFSPFVSRHMKDDFTEGNAWQYTWLVPQDVEGLIALQGGDQPFIQKLDSLFIAKGDLGSEASPDISGLIGQYAHGNEPSHHIAYLYTYAGQPWKTAEKVRYIMDNFYTTKPDGVIGNEDVGQMSAWYVLSSVGIYEVNPANGTFVFGSPAINRATIRLPKGKQFHIVVKNNSTRHIYIGAISLNGKPYTHDFIRYSDLMNGGALTIYMTDKPGNFGTLPADRPHSVF; encoded by the coding sequence ATGATAAATAAATTTACCGCCACTGTCTTATTTGTGGCATTTACCGGTTTTGCATTTGGCCAGGCAAGCCATCATAAAAAAAACAAAACGACTGATCTAACCCAATACGTTGATCCTTATATTGGTACCGGCTTTCACGGTCACGTTTTTGTGGGAGCCAATGTTCCGTTTGGTGCTGTACAATTAGGGCCAACCAACTTGTCAAAGGGCTGGGACTGGTGCTCGGGGTATCATATATCCGATTCTACCATTGTAGGCTTTCAGCATACTCATTTAAGCGGCACCGGGATCGGCGATCTTGGCGATATTTCGTTTATGCCAACAACAGGGCCAATTAAAACAATCAAAGGAACTTTAGCAGATCCCGGGAATGGCTACTTTTCGCTATTCAGTCGTAAAGACGAAATAGTAAAACCTGGATACTATAGTGTAAAGTTAAAAAGATATCATATCGGCGTTAAACTAACGGCCACCAAACGGGCAGGCTTTCACCAATATACTTTCCCGCAATCCGATCAGTCGCACATCGTTATCGACCTTGAAGAAGGCGTGGCAGATATACCTACAGAAACTTTCATCAAATTAGTCAATAAAACCACTATTGAAGGCTATCGCTTTTCGAGGGGCTGGGCGCATGACCAGCGGATTTATTTTACCGCCGTTTTATCAAAACCAATTGCACATTTTGCCGTGTACGATACAACTGCTTTACAGCAGGGCATTATGCTTAAGGGGCAAAAAGTTAAGGGGGTGATTTCTTTTGCAACGAAAAATGGCGAAAAAGTACTGATAAAGGTTGGCTTGTCGCCGGTGAGTTCAGCCAATGCATTGCTGAATATCAACAGCGAAATACCCGGCTGGGATTTTAATAAAGTTGCTGCCGATGCCCATAATACGTGGAATAAAGAGCTACAGAAAATTGAGATTAAAGCGGACTCTTTATCTCAGCTTAAAAAATTCTATACCGCGCTATACCATACCATGATTGCGCCCTCAGTTTTTAACGACGTTAATGGCGAATATTGGGGTACTGATAAAAAAGTGCACAACGATCATTCTTTCGCCAATTTAACTACCTTTTCATTATGGGACACTTACAGGGCGGCTAATCCATTGTACACCATTATTCAGCCTGAGCGTGTAAATGATATTGTAAACACCATGCTGGCCATTTACAAACAGCAGGGCAGGTTACCTGTTTGGCATTTAATGGCCAACGAAACCAATACCATGGTGGGCAACAGTGCGGTACCTGTTATTGTGGATGCTTATTTAAAAGGCTTTAAGGGCTTTGATGCAACGCTGGCCTACGAGGCAGTAAAGAATACCCAGATGCAGGATATGAGGGGCCTTAAGTATGTGAAAGCGCTGGGCTATATCCCTGCCGACAGTACCGTTGAATCGGTAGCGATGGGGCTTGAGTATTCCATAAACGACTGGTGCATTGCACAAATGGCCCTAAAGATGGGCAACAACGCTGACTATGATTATTTTAGCAAGCGGGGGCAGAATTACCGCAACTACTTCGACAAACAAACGGGCTTTATGCGCGGCAAACTATCGGCAACCGAGTGGCGCACCCCCTTCAGTCCGTTTGTGTCACGGCATATGAAGGACGATTTTACCGAGGGCAATGCCTGGCAATATACCTGGCTGGTGCCGCAGGATGTGGAAGGATTGATCGCCCTGCAGGGAGGCGATCAGCCATTTATCCAAAAGCTCGATTCGCTGTTTATTGCCAAAGGCGATTTGGGAAGCGAGGCATCGCCTGATATTTCAGGATTGATAGGCCAGTATGCGCATGGCAATGAGCCGAGCCACCATATCGCATACTTGTATACTTACGCGGGCCAGCCCTGGAAGACTGCCGAAAAAGTGCGTTACATTATGGATAATTTTTATACCACCAAACCCGATGGTGTTATCGGCAACGAAGACGTGGGGCAAATGTCCGCATGGTATGTTTTATCTTCGGTTGGGATTTACGAGGTGAACCCGGCCAACGGTACTTTTGTATTTGGCAGCCCGGCTATTAATAGAGCCACTATACGCCTGCCTAAAGGCAAACAATTTCATATCGTAGTGAAAAACAACAGCACCAGACATATCTATATCGGGGCCATCAGCCTTAATGGCAAACCGTACACACATGATTTTATCCGGTACAGCGATTTAATGAACGGGGGAGCATTAACGATTTATATGACTGATAAACCCGGCAATTTCGGCACACTGCCTGCCGACAGGCCTCATTCTGTTTTTTAA